The following nucleotide sequence is from Pleurodeles waltl isolate 20211129_DDA chromosome 8, aPleWal1.hap1.20221129, whole genome shotgun sequence.
AAAAATCGCGTGAGGGAATAACGACGGGTTCAGTAGTAACCCCGACAAAGGTACCACAAAACAGAAGAGCTTCTAGATATATTTCGCTTTTGTGGCACGGTTGCCATAGAAGGGAAATAAAAGAGCGCACATGCACAAATGCGGGCTTTATTGTGAGAAATGTTGCGGTGGTTTCAGTGGTTGACTGCCTCCTCCCATGGTCCGAGACTAGTTCACCTGCACATTCCGTTGTTTGGTCATTGCTTTTTAGGGTTTGTGGGGTCAGAGGGACCCTAAAGATACAGGTGTGAAAAGGCAGAGCTAAAGCAGGTGAATAAAACGCACCAGCACACGGTGTCCTGGGCTGCGTTAGGGTTTAACGATGacaggagttgcccaccctcccccATCACTGCCTGTCGCCTCACTCCATTAGCGCATGCCGTAGGACCCTCTATGTCCTCGCCGTTCCACCGCACTATGTAAATGGGGGATTTCAAGGAAACGCCGGCATGGTGAGCCAGATGACATGTGTTTACCCGcgatcccccaccctcctcctctcctcctcaagcATGAGGCAGAGCCGCCAGTGCGCCAGGGCAGGGAGAGCGCTCGGTGCTGGGGATGACGCAGAAGAGGCAGCTCCCCCCAAAAAGAGTTTCAGGACAAAGATGGCGACCACCTAGACCCGGACCAAGATGACTGTGGCCGTCGGTAGGCAGTACGCAGGGTATTCCGCCTGCTGCGCCAAGGCCAAGACGCCAGGCTGAGCGGGGCGCCTGCGCTCCTCCACCCAGAGCCCAGCGCGTCCTCTGCCGCCGAGGGGAAAGGGAGAAGGCGGATGAAAGTGCGGACTGCGCGTCTTCGTCGGGAGGGTGGCATGCTGTCACGGGCTCCGGGGCTATGGGGGCCTGCTGTCTGACCATGCCCGGGTCCAGATCCCCCTCGGTACACGTTGGATGGGTTTAACTCCTTGGCATCCGCAGCCACCTGCACCCGTCCCAGCCTAGGGTGGGGGTCGGGAGTCAGCGGACCTCACCGGACCCGCAGGGGAGAGGCCAAACCTTCCCCGAGTCAATGAATATTGTGGCGCCATTGGGAGCAGCGGAGCCCTGGCGGTGGAGTCGGCCCGGTCCCAAAATATGAGCAGGGGCGCCTGGATGTGTCGACAGCACGATGACGGCCTGAGGATCTGTTTCGCACCCCGGGAAAACGAGAAGCCCTTCACTGATTCGGAGAGGGCGCAGAAATGGCGCCTCTCGCTGGCCTCCCTGCTCTTCTTCACCGTCCTGCTATCTGATCACCTGTGGTTCTGCGCCGAGGCCAATCTGACGAGGACCAGGGAGAAGGAGCTGGGGCCCATGGCCGCGATGGGTGGCAGCCCCTCTCCTCCTCCACCGGCGGCCCACCTCCTCTCTCCCACCCCCAGCTCCTCTTCGCAGAGGAACCACACCAGAGGCAAAAAGGATATTTTTCTAAGAAATTTTACCAAACCTGTGTGTCAGCTAGAAAACTCTTACCCCCTTAGTCCGTATTCTGGTCAGTGCTTCAACGTGGAGAATGCTGAATATGTCTGTAGGACCTTGAACCAGCGGCCGGCCAGGAAGGCCACCCGCCTGGAGCTAAGCGATTTTTACCTTTCCTTTTGTAATTCCTACACACTTTCGGATCTGTTCGCCGGGCTCTCGAACCCGGACACTTTTAACTGCAGCGGGGATGTGGTCCAGGATGGGGATGGGCCTGGATGCAAGCAGTGCGTCCAGGCGTACCAGAGCTACGACCAACATGCTCAGGAGAAATTCGACGAGTTCGAGCTTTTGCTACAGAAGTATTTGCAATCGGACGAGTATTCGGTGAAATCGTGTTCGGAAGACTGCAAGGTATGGGGCCGCAATGTGGCTGACTCGGTGCAGAATGTGTAACCCGGTGCGGCCACAACTTGCAAAAAGTCACCCCGATCCACTGTGCCTCCGAGAAGTAGCGCGCAGTGCGCGTCTGTGGCTTATTTATGAAACGTGCTGTCTAGGGCTGTGTTTCTATGCGGTTTTATAGAAAGGTAGGGGTACGGGGTGCATGCTAATGAGGCGCATCTACTGTGAAAAAGCAGGGTGGCGTGTGCGCCTTTTCGTGTTCTGTGTGGTTACTGGGCGCTTGACGTGTGGCAGAGCACCACTAACTGGCACTGCCAGGCTGAGTGGCATAAGTCAGAGGGAG
It contains:
- the NALF1 gene encoding NALCN channel auxiliary factor 1; amino-acid sequence: MSRGAWMCRQHDDGLRICFAPRENEKPFTDSERAQKWRLSLASLLFFTVLLSDHLWFCAEANLTRTREKELGPMAAMGGSPSPPPPAAHLLSPTPSSSSQRNHTRGKKDIFLRNFTKPVCQLENSYPLSPYSGQCFNVENAEYVCRTLNQRPARKATRLELSDFYLSFCNSYTLSDLFAGLSNPDTFNCSGDVVQDGDGPGCKQCVQAYQSYDQHAQEKFDEFELLLQKYLQSDEYSVKSCSEDCKVWGRNVADSVQNV